The window ATGACAATCAGGGTGTCTCCCTGGTGTACAAACTGGTTTTCGTTAAACTTTATGGTTTTGATGAACCCTGAAACCTTGCTGGAAACAGGAGTGATATATTGTTCGATCTGTGCATCATTGGTTGTCACATTTTTCCTCGAAAAAAGATAGAAGCTCACCATTCCTGTAACTCCGCTTATGATAAGGATCCATGCTAATAAAGTAATGGTTTTGTTGATTCTTTTTTCCTTTTGTGTCAGTTGTTTCTGTGCCATAGTTTTTATAAGTTTCCAATCGTATATTGAAGTTGATAGTATTTTAGTTGTCGGTTAATTTTTACGGAAATAAGGTTAGATTCAGCTTCCAGATAGGTATTATCTGCATCAATCAGTTCAGTGATAAGACTCAGTTTATTCGCGTATTTTGTTCTTACAATACGGTAGTTTTCCTTAGCTTGGTCAATGGCTTCTTCAGCAATTTTTACCTTTTGATTGGTTTCTTCAAACTTTTTGTAGGCCTCATATACATTATGTCTTATCTTTTCTTCGTTTTCCTCAATCTGAAGTTTGGCAAGATCTATATTTTCTCTTGCTTCCTGCATTTTATATTTGTTTTTGTATAGGTTTTCGATAGGATAGGTAAGGTTCAGTCCGATCATTCCCAAACGATAGGCATAAGGTTCAGGAGGAAAGAACATCATATTGGGGTATTTCAGAAAATATTCTCCGCCCGCTGTTATTTTTGGGAGATAATTTGCTTTAGTAATTTTCTGATCCAGCTCTCTTAATGAAAGGTTTTTATGGGTAATTCCAACTGATTCATTCTTATGTAAAGCAGTTTCTGTTAACTCATCAATATAGGGGATGGCTGCTTTGTCGGAGATCAGATCCTCTGTGTCTATATGCATTTCCTGTTGTTCAGGAAGAGAAAGGATGGTTTTCAGTTTATGCTCAGCAATCTGTATGTCATTATCCAGTTCTGTCCAGCTCATTTTGTGATTAGAAAGTTGTAGTGAAGTTCTCAGCACTTCGTTCACCGTAACTACACCATTAGCTTTTAAAGCTTTTACCTGTCTAATATTCACAGAATCCTCTTTCATTTTATCGTTAATAAGGGACTGCTGTTCTTTTAAGTGATGAATTTGCAGAAAAGCGGTAATGACTTCCATGGTAAGCTGTCTTTCATCCAGATGGGTTCTTAAAGCTGAAACTTCAGTATCAATCGCTGCTTTTTTCTCTGTATTTTTTATTTTTCCACCCATATAAACAGGGATAGAAGCAGATAAAGTAAAATCATACATTCCGTTGATCGCATCATATTTTGTTGGTGTATTAAATACGCCATCCTGATACTGGAAAAGATTGGTAACCTGGTTGTAGCTGGTATGAAATTCAACATCCGGAAGTTTTTCCATTTTAAGGTCTTTCTCTTTAGTGGCAGATATTTTCTGTTTTAGATGACTAATCTGGATGCTTTTGTTGTTTTTTAACCCAATTTCTATAGCCTGTTGCAGACCAAGATGTTGGTAATCTATCATTTGTGAGTGTAAAAGGTTGCTCAATAATAAGCACAACGCTATGCACTGATATCGGCATGCGTTAAATATCATATTCATAAATTAATTAAAGGATTTTTGCTAAAAAGATTTTGATACTGCAAATTTACGATGTGAGATGACTGACCCTATTTGTGAAAGCAGAAAAAGATTTGTTCATTTACGCCATTTTGAAAATTATACCTATCTTTATTTCATGAATGATAGTCATTTTAAAGCCGTAGAGGAAGAGGATGCTGAATTTTATGTGTATCATGTTCTTACCGGGAATATCACAACAGATATTCATTATCACAGTTCTGCCCAATTAGTCTATGCAGAAGGGGGTATTGTACATGTTTTTACAGATCTGAAGCACTGGTATCTTCCGGCGAGATGTTTTATGTGGATTCCTGCTGGTACACCACACTATCTATTTTCTACCAGTCCCAAAGTTGATTTATATAATTTTTATATTAAAAAAGAAGAAGGAGAGAATGGCTTCTTTGATGAAATTAATATTTATTCTGTGAATGAATTGCTTCGGGAAATGATTTTATATACCAAAGATTGGAATGGGAAAATCACAAAAAAAGATAGTTCAAAATATTATTTCCTTAAAGCTCTTAAAGGTGTTTTACAAGAAAAAAAACACAAGCATCTGGCATTTCCGATACAGCATCCATTTCCCAAAGATGAAACCTTACTGAAGATTGCTAGATATATTCATGCTAATCTTGAGAAGCCTCTAACGATTGAATCTACAGCCAAAGAGTTCGGAATGAGTACAAGAACCCTTTCCAGAAAGTTTAAAGAAATTTTGGGTATGAACTACGTTCGTTTCCTGAGAGCTTTAAGAATTACCCGTTCTTTAGAGTTAATGCTGGAAGGAAAGTATAATATGTACGAGATTGCGATGATGGTAGGCTACAATAGCCTGTCTTCTTTCAGTAATATCTTTAAAAAGGTAATCGGAGTAGCGCCTACAGAATATCAACAGAAATTGAGAGGAAATAGGTAGTGAGTGGGAGTGTTTGAGAGTTTTTAGGATAAGAGAATGATAGAATGAATTGAGTACGCTGAATCACATATATCTTGATTCTTGGCTCTTTGTTCCTTGTTCTACCAATCTTACTGCACAAAAAAACCACCTCAAATAATTGAAGTGGTCTTTGTATGGTGAGAAATTCTCAGTCGCTTATTAAGCTTCTTCAGATTTAGCCTCTTCCTTCTTAGCAGCAGG of the Chryseobacterium capnotolerans genome contains:
- a CDS encoding TolC family protein, whose amino-acid sequence is MIDYQHLGLQQAIEIGLKNNKSIQISHLKQKISATKEKDLKMEKLPDVEFHTSYNQVTNLFQYQDGVFNTPTKYDAINGMYDFTLSASIPVYMGGKIKNTEKKAAIDTEVSALRTHLDERQLTMEVITAFLQIHHLKEQQSLINDKMKEDSVNIRQVKALKANGVVTVNEVLRTSLQLSNHKMSWTELDNDIQIAEHKLKTILSLPEQQEMHIDTEDLISDKAAIPYIDELTETALHKNESVGITHKNLSLRELDQKITKANYLPKITAGGEYFLKYPNMMFFPPEPYAYRLGMIGLNLTYPIENLYKNKYKMQEARENIDLAKLQIEENEEKIRHNVYEAYKKFEETNQKVKIAEEAIDQAKENYRIVRTKYANKLSLITELIDADNTYLEAESNLISVKINRQLKYYQLQYTIGNL
- a CDS encoding helix-turn-helix domain-containing protein is translated as MTDPICESRKRFVHLRHFENYTYLYFMNDSHFKAVEEEDAEFYVYHVLTGNITTDIHYHSSAQLVYAEGGIVHVFTDLKHWYLPARCFMWIPAGTPHYLFSTSPKVDLYNFYIKKEEGENGFFDEINIYSVNELLREMILYTKDWNGKITKKDSSKYYFLKALKGVLQEKKHKHLAFPIQHPFPKDETLLKIARYIHANLEKPLTIESTAKEFGMSTRTLSRKFKEILGMNYVRFLRALRITRSLELMLEGKYNMYEIAMMVGYNSLSSFSNIFKKVIGVAPTEYQQKLRGNR